A genomic window from Myxococcales bacterium includes:
- a CDS encoding succinate dehydrogenase, producing MSTGSATAAPGGEHAASGSLGGRRRAFLLRRLHSLSGVAPLGLFLAVHLWTNASLLGGRAPFDHAVGEIQRTPMLPAVEVLGVLLPLAFHAIFGVYLATRGRANVAAYPYARAWAYVFQRLTGVVTFAFVLAHLWELRVQKWLFGMSELAFYDTLVAHLSAVTAGLPVIAIGYLLGIAASVFHLANGLVTFALTWGLVTSRAAQRRLSRVAAVLGALLFLVGASTVLSVATGARLPASLTSAPAGSACP from the coding sequence GTGTCTACAGGTTCAGCGACGGCCGCGCCGGGCGGCGAGCACGCCGCGAGCGGCTCGCTCGGGGGCCGGCGGCGTGCCTTCCTGCTCAGGCGGCTCCACTCGCTCTCCGGCGTGGCGCCCCTCGGGCTGTTCCTCGCGGTCCACCTGTGGACGAACGCGTCGCTCCTCGGGGGCCGCGCGCCCTTCGACCACGCTGTGGGCGAGATCCAGCGCACGCCCATGCTGCCCGCCGTCGAGGTGCTCGGCGTGCTGCTCCCGCTCGCATTTCACGCGATTTTCGGCGTCTACTTGGCCACGCGGGGCCGCGCCAACGTGGCCGCCTATCCCTACGCGCGGGCGTGGGCCTACGTCTTCCAGCGGCTCACGGGCGTCGTCACCTTCGCCTTCGTCCTCGCCCACCTGTGGGAGCTTCGCGTCCAGAAGTGGCTCTTCGGCATGTCGGAGCTCGCGTTCTACGACACGCTCGTCGCCCACCTGTCCGCCGTGACGGCCGGCCTGCCCGTCATCGCCATCGGCTACCTCCTCGGCATCGCGGCCAGCGTGTTTCACCTCGCCAACGGGCTCGTCACCTTCGCCCTCACCTGGGGCCTCGTGACCTCGCGCGCCGCGCAGCGCCGCCTCTCGCGCGTCGCGGCGGTGCTTGGGGCCTTGCTCTTTCTGGTTGGCGCCTCCACGGTCCTCTCGGTGGCCACGGGCGCGCGCCTCCCCGCGTCGCTCACGTCTGCCCCCGCGGGGAGCGCTTGCCCATGA